The Euphorbia lathyris chromosome 2, ddEupLath1.1, whole genome shotgun sequence genome includes a window with the following:
- the LOC136219470 gene encoding 3-isopropylmalate dehydratase large subunit, chloroplastic-like: MHAMASSSFLTNKHNLALSAFSSTSSSQFSISKCRKPNSKKNIVSAIAPKQLERKPATTGSVKTAMTMTEKILARASEKSELNPGDNVWVNVDVLMTHDVCGPGSFAIFKNEFGQNAKVWDREKVVVIPDHYIFTSDERANRNVDSLRDFCLDQNIKYFYDIKDRTDFRVNPDYKGVCHIALAQEGHCRPGEVLLGTDSHTCTAGAFGQFATGIGLTDAGFVLGTGKLLLKVPQTLRFVIDGEMPDYILAKDLILQIIGEISVSGARYKSMEFVGSTVESLNMEERMTLCNMVIEAGGKNGVVPADTTTFKYLEDKTQVPYEPVYSDKHARFLSEYRFDISKLEPLVAKPHSPDNRALARECKDVKIDRVYIGSCTGGKTEDFMDAAKVFLASGKKVKVPTFLVPATQKVWMDIYSIPVAESGGKTCFQIFEEAGCDTPASPSCSACMGGPRDTYARLNEPKVCVSTTNRNFPGRMGHKEGQIYLASPYTAAASALTGYVTDPREFLH, encoded by the exons ATGCATGCCATGGCTTCCTCATCTTTCCTTACCAACAAG CACAATCTGGCTCTCTCTGCTTTCTCTTCAACTTCATCGTCCCAGTTTTCTATTTCCAAATGCAGGAAACCGAATTCCAAGAAGAACATTGTGTCAGCCATAGCTCCCAAGCAATTAGAACGCAAGCCTGCCACTACTGGCTCa GTGAAAACCGCGATGACTATGACAGAAAAAATCTTGGCTAGAGCCTCTGAGAAGTCAGAGTTGAACCCAGGTGATAATGTTTGGGTGAATGTTGATGTCTTGATGACTCATGATGTTTGTGGCCCTGGTTCCTTTGCCATCTTCAAGAATGAGTTCGGCCAGAATGCCAAG GTTTGGGACCGAGAGAAAGTAGTTGTTATACCGGATCATTATATATTCACTTCGGATGAGCGAGCTAACCGGAATGTGGATTCATTGAGAGACTTCTGCCTGGATCAAAATATTAAGTATTTCTATGATATCAAGGACCGTACTGATTTTCGG GTTAATCCGGATTACAAAGGTGTATGTCACATTGCACTTGCTCAAGAAGGTCATTGCCGACCAGGAGAA GTTCTGTTAGGAACAGATTCTCACACCTGTACTGCTGGAGCATTCGGTCAATTTGCTACCGGAATTGGCTTAACTGACGCAGGTTTTGTATTGGGAACCGGGAAGCTACTGCTCAAG GTTCCTCAAACTCTGCGATTCGTAATTGATGGTGAAATGCCTGATTATATACTTGCAAAAGATTTGATTTTGCAA ATAATAGGTGAGATATCTGTATCCGGTGCAAGGTACAAATCAATGGAGTTTGTAGGCTCAACTGTTGAGAGTTTAAAT ATGGAAGAACGAATGACATTGTGTAACATGGTCATCGAAGCTGGGGGGAAGAACGGGGTAGTCCCTGCTGACACCACTACATTCAAGTACCTTGAGGACAAAACACAAGTGCCTTATGAACCAGTTTATAGCGATAAGCACGCGAG ATTTCTTTCAGAGTACAGATTCGATATCTCGAAATTGGAACCGTTGGTTGCTAAG CCTCATTCTCCTGATAATCGTGCATTAGCACGAGAATGCAAAGACGTAAAGATCGATAGAGTCTACATTGGATCATGTACTGGTGGGAAAACTGAGGATTTTATGGATGCAGCCAAAGTTTTCCTGGCTTCT GGTAAGAAGGTTAAAGTTCCCACATTTCTTGTCCCTGctacccaaaaggtttggatGGACATATATAGTATCCCGGTAGCAGAATCAGGAGGCAAAACTTGTTTTCAGATTTTTGAAGAAGCTGGATGTGACACACCTGCAAGTCCTAGTTGCAGTGCTTGTATGGGAGGCCCTAGAGACACCTATGCTCGCTTGAATGAACCAAAG GTATGCGTGTCAACTACGAACCGGAACTTTCCTGGAAGGATGGGACACAAAGAAGGTCAGATATACTTAGCTTCCCCATATACAGCAGCAGCATCTGCTCTGACTGGTTATGTTACTGATCCAAGAGAGTTCTTGCATTAG